One region of Bosea sp. 29B genomic DNA includes:
- a CDS encoding caspase family protein, translating to MIVAVRFCALIALLAQLVVVPALAQTQERRVALVIGNSAYKNAPALPNTPNDARDTAEALRKVGFEVVDGIDLDKRGMDAAVSRFARLAQDADAVMFYYAGHGFQFNGENFLVPVEAKIDDEVSVQYETVKLSEVTTALGFAKGVKIMVLDACRNNPFLAQLSKKSTTRSMSVGSGLAPIVKAQGMVTAYATQANDVAADGAGRNSPFTAALVQEIQQPGLEIATMFRRVQKAVYDSTGGKQTPELSLSLLGDFYLNREETDADIWKRLRSSDNVAEIKAFIQRFPTSFFAVDAKTRLDLIERRGLATGEREKLEQEFAAKEKALLDRVQQAEKDRVKAATDLAGRDAGKTADTERAVPKPGEVTSAKPTDANERERLAKELAKKEQELAALEAEKAKLSQEREEREKAVATRMNSGGVTELPPPQKPLLPAVPTTRPQRQEPREVQQPRVVLDRKSTGILTGGVEAAPEPRSNKRRPGVGGTVDCTDALMRAQLGDGGSVPKNCR from the coding sequence ATGATCGTAGCCGTCAGATTTTGTGCACTGATCGCTCTTCTTGCGCAGCTCGTCGTCGTGCCGGCGCTGGCACAGACGCAGGAACGCCGCGTCGCCCTGGTGATCGGCAATTCCGCCTACAAGAACGCTCCCGCTTTGCCCAACACGCCGAACGATGCGCGCGACACCGCCGAGGCGCTGCGCAAGGTCGGTTTCGAGGTGGTCGATGGCATCGATCTCGACAAGCGGGGCATGGACGCAGCTGTCTCGCGCTTCGCCCGCCTCGCGCAGGATGCCGACGCGGTGATGTTCTACTATGCCGGCCACGGCTTCCAGTTCAACGGCGAGAACTTCCTGGTCCCGGTCGAAGCCAAGATCGATGACGAGGTCTCGGTCCAGTACGAGACTGTCAAGCTGAGCGAAGTCACCACGGCGCTGGGCTTCGCCAAGGGCGTCAAGATCATGGTGCTCGACGCTTGCCGCAACAATCCTTTCCTCGCCCAGCTCTCGAAGAAGTCGACGACGCGCAGCATGTCGGTCGGCTCCGGCCTCGCACCGATCGTGAAGGCGCAGGGCATGGTGACCGCCTATGCGACGCAGGCCAACGACGTCGCCGCCGACGGTGCCGGCCGCAACAGCCCGTTCACGGCGGCGCTGGTGCAGGAGATCCAGCAGCCCGGCCTCGAGATCGCCACTATGTTCCGCCGCGTCCAGAAGGCGGTCTACGATTCCACCGGTGGCAAGCAGACGCCGGAACTCTCGCTCTCGCTGCTCGGCGATTTCTACCTCAATCGCGAGGAGACCGACGCCGACATCTGGAAGCGCCTGCGCAGCAGCGACAACGTTGCCGAGATCAAGGCCTTCATCCAGCGCTTCCCGACCAGCTTCTTCGCCGTCGACGCCAAGACGAGGCTCGATCTGATCGAGCGCCGTGGCCTTGCGACGGGAGAGCGCGAGAAGCTCGAGCAGGAATTCGCCGCGAAGGAGAAGGCCTTGCTGGACCGCGTGCAGCAGGCCGAGAAGGACCGCGTCAAGGCGGCGACCGATCTTGCTGGCCGCGATGCCGGCAAGACCGCCGACACCGAGCGCGCCGTGCCGAAGCCGGGCGAGGTGACGTCGGCGAAGCCGACCGATGCGAATGAGCGCGAGCGCCTCGCCAAGGAACTGGCCAAGAAGGAGCAGGAGCTCGCCGCGCTCGAAGCCGAGAAGGCCAAGCTCTCGCAGGAGCGCGAGGAGCGCGAGAAGGCGGTGGCGACGCGGATGAATTCCGGCGGCGTGACCGAATTGCCGCCCCCGCAGAAGCCGCTGCTGCCGGCGGTTCCCACCACGCGTCCACAGCGGCAGGAGCCGCGTGAGGTCCAGCAGCCGCGCGTCGTGCTCGATCGCAAGTCGACCGGCATCCTGACCGGCGGCGTCGAGGCCGCCCCGGAGCCTCGCAGCAACAAGCGTCGGCCGGGCGTTGGCGGGACGGTGGACTGCACCGATGCGCTGATGCGGGCCCAGCTCGGCGATGGCGGCAGCGTCCCGAAGAACTGCCGCTGA
- a CDS encoding methyltransferase domain-containing protein, with protein sequence MATRDLATNPYDAVAYPGHAFSQTHPAHLATIAHIHGMTPAPTATMRVLELGCGSGGNLIPMALQCPGAQLVGIDLSGRAIARAKAEAAELGLSNVSFEQRDIMAVTTGLGQFDYIIVHGVYSWVPQPVRERILALFGELLAPQGIAYVSYNALPGCRLRDLARDVMLFETREIDDPLEKVRVARAAIKRFAEATDAETFYGVALRERAKQIEDIPDNVLYHDDLNPGARAFALHEVLAAAEPHGLQFLSETSFPNNFGGARGPAQQVLNAIPISEPLRQEQALDLLIGRCFRQTLLCRADVALHRGLAGFSFAPYHLAANVQEEEGKVDEKRPGAASFLFADGVRLAVDLPAAKAALRALGRTWPGNIRYDELVALALQEAGGGSDREREIERLNEALTAIYRAGLIEIGLEPHRLATRISERPVASLLARRQALASHEVTDLRHRAVALDGVVVRKFVSLLDGTRTPAMLLDALNAFLSEAHKSGRGGPALPKEATAAEVDMHLRDVARLALLAG encoded by the coding sequence ATGGCCACGAGAGACTTGGCGACGAACCCTTACGACGCAGTCGCCTATCCCGGGCACGCCTTCTCGCAGACCCATCCGGCGCATCTGGCGACGATCGCGCATATCCACGGCATGACCCCGGCGCCGACCGCGACGATGCGGGTGCTGGAACTCGGCTGCGGCAGTGGCGGCAACCTGATCCCGATGGCGCTGCAATGCCCGGGAGCGCAGCTCGTCGGCATTGATCTGAGCGGCCGGGCGATCGCGCGCGCCAAGGCGGAAGCGGCCGAGCTGGGGCTGAGCAATGTCAGCTTCGAGCAGCGCGACATCATGGCGGTGACCACGGGGCTCGGCCAGTTCGACTACATCATCGTCCATGGCGTCTATTCCTGGGTGCCGCAGCCGGTGCGCGAGCGGATCCTGGCGCTCTTCGGCGAGCTGCTGGCGCCCCAGGGCATCGCCTATGTCAGCTACAACGCCCTGCCGGGCTGCCGGCTGCGCGACCTTGCCCGCGATGTCATGCTGTTCGAGACGCGCGAGATCGACGATCCCCTCGAGAAGGTCAGGGTGGCGCGGGCGGCGATCAAGCGTTTCGCCGAGGCGACCGATGCCGAGACCTTCTACGGCGTCGCGCTGCGCGAGCGGGCCAAGCAGATCGAGGATATCCCGGACAATGTCCTCTACCATGACGATCTCAACCCCGGTGCGCGCGCCTTCGCGCTGCACGAGGTGCTGGCCGCAGCCGAGCCGCATGGGCTGCAGTTCCTCTCCGAGACCTCCTTCCCGAACAATTTCGGCGGCGCGCGGGGCCCGGCCCAGCAGGTGCTGAACGCGATCCCGATCTCCGAGCCGCTCCGGCAAGAGCAGGCGCTAGACCTGCTGATCGGCCGCTGCTTCCGCCAGACCTTGCTTTGCCGTGCCGATGTCGCGCTGCATCGCGGCCTCGCCGGCTTCAGCTTCGCGCCGTATCATCTTGCCGCCAATGTCCAGGAAGAGGAGGGCAAGGTCGACGAGAAGCGGCCGGGGGCGGCGAGCTTCCTGTTCGCGGACGGCGTTCGTCTCGCCGTCGACCTGCCGGCGGCCAAGGCGGCGTTGCGGGCGCTCGGGCGGACGTGGCCGGGTAATATCCGCTATGACGAGCTGGTCGCCCTGGCGCTGCAGGAGGCCGGGGGCGGTTCCGATCGCGAGCGCGAGATCGAGCGCCTGAACGAGGCGCTCACCGCGATCTACCGGGCCGGCCTGATCGAGATCGGCCTGGAGCCGCATCGGCTGGCGACGCGGATCAGCGAGCGGCCGGTCGCAAGCCTCCTGGCGCGGCGCCAGGCACTGGCGAGCCACGAAGTCACCGATCTGCGCCATCGGGCCGTTGCGCTCGACGGTGTGGTGGTGCGCAAATTCGTCAGCCTGCTCGACGGCACGCGCACCCCGGCGATGCTGCTCGACGCGCTCAACGCTTTCCTGAGCGAAGCGCATAAGTCGGGG
- a CDS encoding OmpA family protein codes for MRRSPLACMVLLGLLASPALAQTQPAPSPAPAAAPTPIPFPQALERAANDLFSKAQIEGERITLVIDPLIDGISGAQSTSTRSMQQSLIELVGKSYPRFQVQPFSAEALARNPAVLVGTFTAVNNAGDAKGARDAYRICLTLLDMKSKRVVSKGVARAKPDGIDATPTTYYRDSPMWSKDPATDVYIKTCQGTKLGDAIDPLYAERLNVAALINDGILEYEARHYREALAFYRTARVLPGGDQHRVRIGAYLASSKLGRKDDAVEAFGDLVDSGLSDNQLMVKLLFQPGSTQFIANPQITEPYPMWLSQIATRAQQKGACIEIVGHTSRTGLPQVNERLSVLRAQYVMDLLQAGAPDSRGRMIASGRGYNENLVGTGKDDASDALDRRVEFKVIGC; via the coding sequence ATGCGTCGTTCTCCGCTCGCCTGCATGGTCTTGCTGGGGCTGCTGGCTTCGCCAGCCCTGGCTCAGACGCAGCCGGCCCCGAGCCCGGCCCCGGCTGCAGCCCCGACGCCGATCCCGTTTCCACAGGCGCTGGAGCGGGCCGCCAACGACCTGTTCTCCAAGGCGCAGATCGAGGGAGAACGCATCACGCTGGTGATCGACCCGTTGATCGACGGCATCTCCGGGGCGCAATCGACCTCGACACGCTCGATGCAGCAGAGCCTGATCGAGCTGGTCGGCAAATCCTATCCGCGCTTCCAGGTGCAGCCGTTCTCGGCCGAGGCGCTGGCGCGCAATCCAGCGGTACTGGTCGGGACCTTCACTGCGGTCAACAATGCCGGGGACGCGAAGGGCGCGCGCGACGCCTATCGGATCTGCCTGACGCTGCTGGACATGAAGTCGAAACGGGTGGTGTCGAAGGGCGTTGCCCGGGCGAAGCCGGATGGCATCGACGCCACACCGACGACCTATTACCGGGACTCGCCGATGTGGTCGAAGGATCCGGCAACCGACGTTTACATCAAGACCTGCCAGGGCACGAAGCTCGGCGACGCGATCGATCCGCTCTATGCCGAACGCCTCAATGTCGCGGCGCTGATCAATGACGGCATCCTCGAATACGAGGCGCGGCATTATCGCGAGGCGCTCGCCTTCTACCGGACGGCGCGGGTGCTGCCGGGCGGCGACCAGCACCGTGTCCGCATCGGCGCCTATCTCGCCAGCAGCAAGCTCGGACGCAAGGACGATGCGGTCGAAGCCTTCGGCGACCTCGTCGACAGCGGCCTTTCCGACAACCAGCTGATGGTCAAGCTGCTGTTCCAGCCGGGCTCGACGCAGTTCATCGCCAATCCGCAGATCACCGAGCCCTATCCGATGTGGCTGAGCCAGATCGCGACCCGCGCCCAGCAGAAGGGCGCCTGCATCGAGATCGTCGGCCACACCTCACGCACCGGTCTGCCGCAGGTCAACGAGCGGCTCTCGGTGCTGCGGGCGCAATATGTGATGGACCTGCTCCAGGCCGGGGCGCCCGACAGCCGTGGCCGGATGATCGCGAGCGGGCGCGGCTACAACGAGAACCTGGTCGGCACCGGCAAGGACGATGCCAGCGACGCGCTCGACCGCCGGGTCGAGTTCAAGGTGATCGGCTGCTGA
- a CDS encoding DUF4399 domain-containing protein — protein MGVTQERARARSPAPASAKLSFIDLQNNARIPGKATIRFAISGMEIAPAGTARRNTGHHHLLIDTELPPLGQPIPSDFNHLHFGGGQSEAEILLSPGRHTLQLLFADHDHVPHDPPVLSEKITVEVMAAPEEKPRTAAAPNAKVFFVGLQDGAVIPPRSLVRFGQENIALVPAGTRQDNAGHHHLLIDTDLPPLDREIPSDFNHLHFGRGQTETELTLPPGEHTLQLLFADHEHVPHDPPVMSQKIRVRVQQASVAAPAAPPPARAASGRTPAPNDAAVYFIYPRDGTRIFATSTIRFGLRNMGVAPAGIVRPNTGHHHLLIDVPTPPLDAAIPADLNHIHLGNGQTERKITLPPGEHTLQLILGDDQHVPHDPPIMSERITVYIGAPARRRARR, from the coding sequence GTGGGCGTCACACAGGAGCGCGCCCGGGCGCGCAGCCCCGCCCCCGCCAGCGCGAAGCTCTCCTTCATCGACCTGCAGAACAATGCCCGCATTCCCGGCAAAGCGACGATCCGCTTCGCCATATCAGGCATGGAGATCGCGCCCGCCGGCACGGCACGCCGCAATACCGGCCACCATCATCTGCTGATCGACACCGAATTGCCGCCGCTCGGGCAGCCGATCCCGAGCGATTTCAACCATCTGCATTTCGGCGGCGGCCAGAGCGAGGCCGAGATCCTGCTCTCGCCCGGCCGCCACACGCTGCAGCTTCTCTTTGCCGACCACGACCATGTCCCGCACGATCCGCCGGTGCTGTCGGAGAAAATCACCGTCGAGGTCATGGCCGCACCGGAGGAGAAGCCGCGAACGGCCGCGGCGCCCAACGCCAAGGTCTTCTTCGTCGGCTTGCAGGACGGCGCCGTGATCCCGCCGCGCTCGCTCGTCCGCTTCGGCCAGGAGAACATCGCACTCGTCCCTGCCGGCACCAGGCAGGACAATGCCGGCCATCACCATCTCCTCATCGACACCGACCTGCCGCCGCTCGACCGCGAGATCCCCAGCGATTTCAACCACCTGCATTTCGGCCGCGGCCAGACGGAAACCGAGCTCACCTTGCCGCCCGGTGAGCACACGCTCCAGCTCCTCTTCGCCGACCATGAGCACGTCCCGCACGATCCGCCGGTGATGTCGCAGAAGATCAGGGTGCGGGTGCAACAAGCGTCCGTAGCGGCCCCGGCTGCGCCCCCACCTGCCCGCGCCGCCTCCGGTCGGACCCCGGCGCCCAACGACGCCGCAGTCTATTTCATCTATCCGCGCGACGGCACACGCATCTTCGCGACCTCGACCATCCGTTTCGGCCTGCGCAACATGGGCGTCGCGCCGGCCGGGATCGTCAGGCCCAACACCGGCCACCACCATCTCCTGATCGACGTGCCGACGCCGCCGCTCGACGCTGCGATCCCCGCCGATCTCAACCATATCCATCTCGGCAACGGCCAGACCGAACGCAAGATCACGCTGCCGCCGGGTGAGCACACGCTGCAGCTCATCCTCGGCGACGACCAGCACGTGCCCCA